A DNA window from Maribellus comscasis contains the following coding sequences:
- a CDS encoding KTSC domain-containing protein — MELPEMQPVASSNVQSIGYDENTETLYIRFLNGSLYIYKNVPIMVYEQLLGAPSVGSYMHRNIKGVFPFERIE; from the coding sequence ATGGAATTACCAGAAATGCAGCCAGTAGCATCATCCAATGTACAGAGTATAGGATATGATGAAAATACCGAAACATTGTATATTCGTTTTTTAAATGGCTCTTTATACATTTATAAAAATGTCCCCATAATGGTTTACGAACAGTTATTAGGCGCACCTTCTGTAGGGTCATATATGCACAGAAATATAAAAGGAGTTTTTCCCTTTGAACGAATTGAATAA
- a CDS encoding ATP-binding protein, whose product MPQDKDTLIGKVASISGNQVSVRMLETTKSLMPIIDGILYRVGQLGSFLKIPLGYANLYGIVTQIGVDALPDSLKKLAIEDFEKIYTTRWLSMVLIGEKAINKFERGVTQFPTAEDEVHIVTIDDLDVIYGSLDENSAITVGNISVSESLPAKLDLNKLITRHCAILGSTGSGKSNTVAVLLESIAMSNFKSSRILVIDPHGEYNETLQDYSKVYKIRADTDKNQSELYIPFWALPFNELIKIFPGSLSEKQYDFVRGKVLEKKIEYITSNKLEVKLKIESITSDSPIPFSIKQLWYELDDFERQTFRVSRDPNTKALITAGNADKLISNQYEPASSGGGSPFLNFQAQGILSFLDGMRNRLLDQRYNFLFSPGELSPDLSGNIDKDLNLLLAEWLGDNKPITILDLSGIPPEIMTPISGSILKIMYDSLFWGQELNVGGRKQPLLIVLEEAHNYLKSGENSISSRTVQTIAKEGRKYGVGLLLVTQRPTELDETVLSQCGTTIALRMNNRGDRGHVSAAVQDELSNMIDLLPSLRTGEGLILGEAVKIPSRVKFRKISNAPKSSDPDVTQQWKKDKPDNSEYEKVVENWRNQKFK is encoded by the coding sequence ATGCCTCAAGATAAAGATACATTAATTGGGAAAGTTGCCAGCATTAGTGGCAATCAGGTTTCTGTAAGAATGCTTGAAACCACAAAATCTCTTATGCCTATCATTGATGGGATTCTGTACAGAGTAGGACAATTGGGGTCATTTTTAAAAATCCCATTAGGTTATGCAAATCTTTATGGCATAGTAACGCAAATTGGGGTTGATGCTTTACCTGATTCATTAAAAAAGCTTGCAATAGAAGATTTTGAGAAGATATATACCACCCGATGGTTAAGTATGGTACTGATTGGTGAAAAAGCGATAAATAAATTTGAAAGAGGTGTTACTCAATTTCCCACAGCAGAAGATGAAGTACATATCGTAACGATTGACGATTTAGATGTGATTTATGGAAGCTTAGATGAAAATTCAGCAATTACAGTAGGGAATATTAGCGTATCTGAAAGTTTGCCAGCTAAATTGGATTTAAATAAACTTATAACCCGTCATTGCGCTATTTTAGGTTCCACCGGAAGCGGCAAATCAAATACTGTTGCCGTTTTATTGGAATCTATAGCCATGAGTAATTTTAAAAGCTCCAGAATTTTAGTAATAGATCCTCACGGAGAATATAATGAAACATTGCAAGATTATAGCAAAGTATATAAAATAAGGGCAGATACCGATAAGAATCAATCGGAACTATATATTCCATTTTGGGCATTACCTTTTAATGAGCTCATTAAGATATTCCCGGGAAGTCTTAGTGAAAAACAATATGATTTTGTGAGAGGAAAAGTGTTAGAGAAAAAAATAGAATATATAACCTCCAATAAGTTAGAAGTAAAACTAAAAATTGAATCAATAACATCAGATAGCCCTATACCTTTTAGTATCAAACAGCTTTGGTACGAATTAGATGATTTTGAAAGGCAAACGTTTAGAGTAAGTAGGGACCCAAATACAAAGGCACTTATAACTGCAGGAAACGCTGATAAGTTAATTTCAAATCAATATGAACCTGCCAGTTCTGGTGGAGGAAGTCCATTTTTAAACTTTCAGGCTCAAGGAATACTGAGTTTTCTTGATGGTATGCGAAACAGGCTGCTTGACCAACGTTATAATTTTCTATTTTCTCCTGGGGAGTTATCTCCTGATTTATCAGGAAATATAGATAAGGATTTAAATTTACTTCTTGCAGAATGGCTCGGAGATAATAAACCAATTACAATTCTTGATTTATCAGGAATCCCTCCTGAGATTATGACTCCGATATCCGGTTCAATTTTAAAGATTATGTACGATTCATTGTTTTGGGGGCAAGAATTGAATGTTGGTGGAAGAAAGCAACCACTGTTAATTGTTTTAGAAGAAGCGCACAATTATTTAAAATCAGGAGAGAATTCAATTTCATCAAGAACCGTCCAAACAATTGCAAAAGAAGGCCGAAAATACGGAGTTGGCCTGCTCCTTGTAACTCAACGCCCCACAGAATTGGATGAAACCGTATTAAGTCAATGTGGTACCACAATCGCATTGCGTATGAATAACAGGGGAGATAGAGGACACGTTTCTGCTGCTGTTCAGGATGAATTATCAAATATGATTGATTTATTACCGAGTTTAAGAACAGGGGAAGGCCTTATTTTAGGTGAAGCAGTTAAGATTCCTTCGAGAGTTAAATTCAGGAAAATTTCGAATGCACCCAAAAGTTCTGACCCTGATGTCACCCAACAATGGAAAAAGGACAAACCCGATAACTCAGAGTATGAAAAAGTAGTAGAAAATTGGAGAAATCAAAAATTTAAATAA
- a CDS encoding SIR2 family protein: protein MSDINYFDPREYVRGLQQIFISDSKRIGFLFGAGTSYAVKNGASEKSRVPGILKMTEDIVNEISSKSSLFKTALEKIQIELKNDNLEPTIEHLLSNITQKHIIVGGESLCGLDKAAWAELKKQIEDKIKTIVSVHKQKSDYMDNFTHGDFALWIKNAGRKEAVEIFTTNYDYLFEIGLEHNDVPYYDGFIGSYYPFFFSSSVEDLQFLPMITKLWKLHGSLGWEYDENSRKITRTLPDDSNIMVYPSFLKYDNSKKQPYVSFMDRLSNFIKKDDGVLFVCGYSFGDYHINDVLNTALEKSNTSHLVVFYYDKYRKEGETFYGLDDDCEIKKIALSNRKLSVYGMNSAIIGGKYGIWKLKSRIREDEDAVLLDLFFEDKYSEEGYLPKNAFTRIKSIDYDNSKKLWESLKTNSIIDEKGILSKDYQEELKKYKFDAPFSDVEKDIIYTIDYHKDWNGEGEFKLSDFSYFINFLQNLNSEDYIKKIGRKNASR from the coding sequence ATGTCAGATATTAACTACTTCGACCCTAGAGAATATGTGAGAGGCTTACAGCAGATTTTTATATCAGATTCAAAAAGAATTGGATTCTTATTTGGCGCAGGTACTTCATATGCAGTAAAAAATGGAGCTTCTGAAAAATCAAGAGTACCTGGAATTCTGAAAATGACGGAAGATATTGTAAATGAAATTAGCTCAAAATCTTCTCTCTTCAAAACAGCTCTTGAAAAAATTCAAATAGAACTAAAAAATGATAATCTCGAACCCACGATAGAACATCTGCTATCAAATATTACTCAAAAACACATTATTGTCGGGGGTGAGTCATTATGCGGTCTGGATAAAGCAGCGTGGGCCGAATTAAAAAAACAAATTGAAGATAAAATTAAAACGATAGTTTCTGTCCATAAACAAAAGAGTGATTACATGGATAACTTTACTCACGGTGATTTTGCATTATGGATAAAGAATGCTGGACGAAAAGAAGCAGTTGAAATTTTTACGACAAATTACGATTATCTTTTTGAAATAGGATTGGAACATAATGATGTTCCTTATTATGATGGGTTCATTGGTAGTTACTATCCATTTTTTTTCTCCTCTTCTGTTGAAGATTTACAATTTTTGCCAATGATAACTAAATTGTGGAAACTTCATGGTTCACTTGGCTGGGAATATGATGAGAATTCGAGGAAAATAACAAGGACACTCCCAGATGATAGTAATATAATGGTCTATCCATCATTTCTAAAGTATGATAACTCGAAGAAACAGCCATATGTAAGTTTTATGGATAGACTTTCAAATTTCATTAAGAAGGATGATGGAGTTCTATTCGTTTGTGGTTATTCTTTTGGGGATTACCACATAAATGATGTTCTAAACACTGCACTGGAAAAATCTAATACATCCCACTTGGTTGTTTTCTATTATGATAAATATCGAAAGGAAGGTGAAACCTTTTATGGGCTTGATGATGACTGTGAAATAAAGAAAATTGCTCTATCTAACAGAAAATTATCAGTATATGGAATGAATAGTGCGATAATTGGAGGCAAATATGGTATTTGGAAACTGAAAAGTCGTATTCGGGAAGATGAAGATGCTGTGTTGTTAGATTTGTTTTTTGAGGATAAATATTCTGAAGAGGGATATTTACCCAAAAATGCTTTTACAAGAATTAAATCAATCGATTATGACAATTCTAAAAAGTTATGGGAAAGTTTGAAGACAAATTCCATTATTGATGAGAAAGGTATTTTATCTAAAGATTATCAAGAAGAATTGAAAAAATACAAATTTGATGCTCCGTTTTCTGATGTGGAGAAAGATATAATTTATACTATTGATTATCACAAAGATTGGAACGGAGAAGGTGAATTTAAACTATCAGATTTTTCATACTTTATTAATTTTCTACAAAATTTAAATTCAGAAGATTACATAAAGAAAATAGGGAGAAAAAATGCCTCAAGATAA
- a CDS encoding helix-turn-helix transcriptional regulator: MVKEKRVYNRIKAVLAEQGKTNLWLASELQVNRTTVSKWCTNEVQPTMESLFRIAETLEVDVRELLVSNKKI; this comes from the coding sequence GTGGTTAAGGAGAAGCGAGTTTACAATAGGATTAAAGCAGTACTGGCAGAGCAGGGAAAAACAAACTTGTGGTTAGCCTCTGAACTTCAGGTAAATCGTACTACCGTCTCAAAATGGTGTACTAATGAGGTTCAACCTACGATGGAATCACTTTTCAGGATAGCTGAAACACTGGAGGTCGATGTAAGAGAATTACTTGTTTCAAATAAAAAAATATAG
- the mobC gene encoding conjugal transfer protein MobC, which yields MQQEDDLRALAKIMDFMRALSILFVVINIYWFCYQSMVEWGIDIGVVDKILLNFNRTAKLFGNIFYTKLFSVVFLALSCLGTKGVKQEKITWSKIITFLFVGSVFFFFNWWLLDLPLPLVAKTAFYIFTMAFGYLCLLAGGVWMSRLLKNNMMDDVFNTENESFMQETRLIKNEYSVNLPTRFYYKKKWNNGWINVVNPFRAGIVLGTPGSGKSYAVINQFIKQQIEKGYSQYIYDFKFPDLSMIAYNHLLKNQRGYKKVPTFYVINFDDPACSHRCNPINPSFMSDISDAYESAYTIMLNLNRTWVQKQGDFFVESPIILFAAIIWYLRIYKEGRYCTFPHAIEFLNKRYEDIFPILTSYPELENYLSPFMDAWMSGAQDQLQGQIASAKIPLSRMISPQLYWVMSGDEFTLDINNPDDPKVLVVGNNPDRQNIYGAALGLYNSRIVKLINKKGQLKSSVIIDELPTIYFKGLDNLIATARSNKVAVLLGFQDFSQLKRDYGDKEAAVVMNTVGNIFSGQVVGDTAKNLSERFGKILQKRQSMTINRNDKSTSISTQLDSLIPASKISTLTQGMFVGAVADNFDERIEQKIFHAEIVVDSSRVAAETKGYKQIPVITNFVDERGVNHMKEMIQDNYNRIKEETRQIVTVELERIKNDPALSFLLPQKE from the coding sequence ATGCAACAAGAAGACGATTTGAGAGCACTGGCTAAAATCATGGATTTTATGCGGGCACTGAGTATTTTGTTTGTGGTCATAAATATTTACTGGTTTTGTTACCAGTCGATGGTGGAATGGGGTATCGATATCGGTGTAGTAGATAAAATACTCCTTAATTTCAACCGCACCGCTAAACTATTTGGCAACATCTTTTACACAAAACTTTTCTCAGTGGTGTTTCTGGCTTTATCCTGTCTCGGAACAAAAGGCGTTAAGCAGGAAAAAATCACTTGGAGCAAGATTATCACATTTCTATTTGTCGGCTCTGTTTTTTTCTTTTTCAACTGGTGGCTGCTGGATTTGCCGTTACCATTAGTTGCCAAAACAGCTTTCTACATTTTTACAATGGCTTTCGGTTATCTTTGCCTGCTGGCTGGTGGCGTTTGGATGAGCCGTCTTTTAAAAAACAACATGATGGATGATGTTTTCAATACCGAAAACGAATCTTTTATGCAGGAAACACGCCTGATTAAAAATGAATATTCTGTGAACCTGCCGACCCGTTTCTATTACAAAAAGAAATGGAATAACGGCTGGATTAATGTTGTAAACCCGTTCCGGGCAGGTATTGTGTTGGGAACGCCCGGCTCCGGGAAAAGTTACGCGGTAATCAATCAATTCATAAAGCAGCAAATAGAAAAAGGATATTCGCAGTATATCTACGATTTCAAGTTCCCCGACCTCTCGATGATTGCCTATAACCACCTGTTGAAGAACCAGCGTGGATACAAAAAAGTGCCGACATTTTATGTAATCAATTTCGATGACCCGGCATGTTCGCACCGGTGCAACCCCATTAATCCTTCATTTATGAGCGATATTTCCGATGCATACGAAAGCGCTTATACCATCATGCTGAACCTGAACCGGACATGGGTACAAAAGCAGGGCGACTTTTTTGTGGAATCACCGATTATCCTATTTGCAGCCATTATTTGGTATTTGCGTATATATAAGGAAGGCCGGTATTGCACGTTCCCCCATGCAATCGAGTTTTTGAACAAGCGGTATGAAGATATTTTCCCGATCCTGACAAGTTATCCAGAACTGGAGAACTACCTTTCCCCTTTTATGGATGCCTGGATGTCGGGGGCGCAGGACCAGTTGCAGGGGCAAATAGCATCGGCTAAAATCCCGCTTTCGAGAATGATTTCTCCGCAACTTTATTGGGTAATGTCGGGTGATGAATTTACGCTGGACATTAATAATCCTGACGACCCGAAAGTATTGGTTGTGGGCAACAATCCCGACCGTCAGAATATTTACGGTGCGGCGCTTGGCCTTTACAACAGCCGTATCGTAAAACTTATCAATAAAAAAGGGCAACTAAAAAGCTCGGTTATCATCGATGAGTTACCAACCATTTATTTCAAAGGTCTGGATAACCTTATTGCCACAGCTCGAAGTAATAAGGTGGCGGTATTACTCGGTTTTCAGGATTTTTCGCAGTTAAAACGTGATTATGGCGATAAGGAAGCTGCCGTAGTCATGAATACAGTAGGTAATATTTTCTCAGGCCAGGTTGTAGGAGATACAGCTAAAAACCTGTCTGAACGTTTCGGAAAGATTTTGCAGAAACGCCAGTCAATGACCATCAACCGAAACGATAAATCAACTTCTATCAGCACCCAGTTGGATAGCCTTATCCCGGCCAGCAAAATTTCCACGCTTACACAGGGAATGTTTGTTGGGGCGGTTGCCGACAATTTTGATGAACGCATCGAGCAAAAGATTTTCCATGCTGAAATTGTAGTGGACAGTTCAAGGGTTGCCGCCGAAACCAAAGGATACAAGCAGATTCCGGTAATCACCAATTTTGTGGACGAAAGAGGCGTTAACCACATGAAGGAAATGATTCAGGACAACTATAACCGCATCAAAGAAGAAACAAGGCAGATTGTTACAGTTGAACTGGAAAGGATAAAAAATGATCCTGCGCTTTCTTTTTTGTTGCCACAAAAGGAATGA
- a CDS encoding ATP-binding protein: MYRESIVSLKKWKEDKFRKPLIVRGARQVGKTWLLQEFGRTSYDKLVYVNFEETPALQNIFSNDFDIERIITVLQIQAQTTITAEDTLIVLDEIQSAERGVTSLKYFCENAPQYHIIAAGSLLGMGLHSQVSFPVGKVDFLDLRPLSFYEFLLSLNESALVDALKAKNWGVISIFTEKLKEYLRYYFYVGGMPEVVSAFVQTRDWQLVRRIQSRILNSYEGDFSKHAPNETVPRIRMVWQSIPSQLAKENKKFVYGVIREGARAKDFELAIQWLVDCGLLLKSHRVSKPGIPLAAYQEISVFKLFLHDVGLLGAMAGLDVRTIIEGDEIFTEFKGALTEQYVMQQLRLNSERYIGYWTNERSTSEVDFVIQEEGKVIPVEVKSGENLKARSFRLFCEKYKPSKAIRTSLTNYKEEEWMINVPLYAIGEGNL, translated from the coding sequence ATGTACCGGGAATCAATTGTCAGCTTAAAAAAATGGAAAGAAGATAAATTCCGTAAACCGCTTATTGTAAGAGGCGCCCGACAGGTAGGGAAAACATGGCTTTTACAGGAGTTTGGCCGTACCTCCTATGACAAACTCGTCTATGTAAATTTTGAAGAAACCCCGGCATTGCAGAATATTTTTTCCAATGATTTTGACATTGAGCGAATCATCACGGTACTTCAAATACAGGCTCAAACAACGATAACAGCAGAAGATACACTGATTGTTCTTGATGAGATACAGTCGGCGGAACGCGGGGTGACTTCCCTGAAATATTTTTGTGAAAACGCCCCACAATACCATATAATTGCTGCCGGTTCACTGCTTGGGATGGGATTGCACAGCCAGGTCTCGTTTCCGGTTGGCAAGGTCGATTTCCTGGACTTACGCCCACTTTCGTTTTATGAATTCCTGCTTTCATTGAATGAATCGGCGCTGGTCGATGCGTTAAAGGCGAAGAACTGGGGCGTCATTTCCATCTTTACCGAAAAACTGAAAGAATATCTACGTTATTACTTCTACGTGGGGGGAATGCCAGAAGTCGTGTCTGCTTTTGTCCAGACCCGCGACTGGCAATTAGTCCGCCGGATTCAAAGCAGGATACTTAACTCGTATGAAGGTGATTTTTCAAAACATGCGCCCAATGAGACCGTTCCCCGGATCCGGATGGTTTGGCAAAGTATCCCTTCGCAACTGGCCAAAGAGAATAAAAAATTTGTGTACGGGGTTATCAGGGAAGGCGCCCGTGCCAAAGATTTTGAGTTGGCCATCCAGTGGTTGGTGGATTGCGGCTTGCTGCTAAAAAGCCACCGGGTATCAAAACCGGGAATCCCGCTGGCAGCATACCAGGAAATTTCCGTATTCAAATTATTCCTGCACGATGTCGGCTTACTTGGCGCCATGGCAGGACTGGATGTACGGACAATTATTGAAGGCGATGAAATCTTTACCGAGTTCAAAGGCGCCCTCACCGAGCAGTACGTGATGCAACAACTGCGTTTGAACAGCGAACGGTATATCGGTTACTGGACAAACGAAAGGAGCACTTCCGAAGTTGATTTTGTCATTCAGGAAGAAGGAAAGGTCATCCCGGTTGAAGTAAAGTCGGGTGAAAACCTGAAAGCGAGAAGCTTCCGGCTGTTTTGCGAAAAATACAAACCTTCAAAGGCTATCCGGACATCATTAACCAATTATAAGGAAGAAGAGTGGATGATAAATGTTCCATTATATGCCATTGGGGAAGGGAATTTGTAA
- the mobB gene encoding conjugal transfer protein MobB produces the protein MIAKITTGKDIYGALAYNQEKVNKGLGKILASNVISEPEDGRFSVIACTDAFNRWLPSHYRTEKPVIHISLNPHPDDRLTNEQLADIGREYLQQMGYGAQPYLIFKHSDIGREHIHIVSLQVDSEGKKINDSKRNLRSVAATEKLEKKYGLHHAKEQKQLEQWQFKPVDVKEGDLKRQIGSVIKPAVAMYRFQTMGEYRALLSLYNIGVEEVQGTRSGKPYRGLLYSALDGEGNKAGTPIKSSAFGKTVGFDALEKRMEQSAIEVKQKGYRERMRPLVAGVMRETGSETELRQKLKEKDIDLYLRRNNTGRITGVTFIDHQSRCVLNGSRLGKEFSANVFNDLFRESPTVEGHTKQADEKEPFTPPAEPFSLANNQAGHIESAIGSLFSIFSPEPEPYPENQQQLRKKRKKKKRRYGRQM, from the coding sequence ATGATTGCCAAAATAACCACCGGAAAAGACATTTACGGCGCACTTGCCTACAACCAGGAGAAGGTAAACAAAGGCTTGGGAAAGATACTCGCATCCAATGTTATTTCTGAACCAGAAGATGGTCGGTTTAGCGTAATAGCATGCACCGATGCCTTTAACCGCTGGCTGCCCTCGCATTACCGGACGGAAAAGCCGGTCATCCATATTTCGCTTAACCCGCACCCGGACGACAGGTTAACAAATGAACAACTGGCAGACATCGGACGTGAATATCTGCAGCAGATGGGTTACGGAGCTCAGCCATACCTGATTTTCAAACATTCGGACATCGGGCGGGAACATATTCATATCGTATCGTTACAGGTGGACAGCGAAGGCAAAAAAATCAACGACAGCAAACGCAATTTACGGAGTGTGGCTGCAACTGAAAAGCTGGAAAAGAAATACGGACTGCACCACGCCAAAGAACAAAAACAGTTGGAACAATGGCAGTTTAAGCCCGTTGATGTAAAAGAAGGTGATTTGAAAAGGCAAATAGGTTCGGTTATTAAACCGGCAGTTGCGATGTACAGGTTCCAGACGATGGGTGAATATCGTGCCCTGTTATCCCTCTACAACATTGGTGTGGAAGAAGTGCAGGGAACGCGAAGCGGAAAACCTTACCGGGGATTGCTCTATTCGGCATTGGACGGTGAAGGGAACAAAGCCGGTACACCAATCAAATCATCCGCTTTCGGGAAAACAGTTGGCTTTGATGCCCTTGAAAAACGGATGGAGCAATCAGCCATCGAGGTAAAACAAAAGGGATACCGCGAACGCATGCGTCCGTTGGTTGCCGGGGTGATGCGAGAAACCGGAAGTGAAACGGAACTGCGCCAAAAGTTAAAGGAAAAGGATATTGACCTTTATCTCCGGCGAAACAATACAGGGCGGATTACCGGGGTGACTTTTATCGACCATCAAAGCCGTTGTGTCCTGAACGGCTCCAGGCTGGGCAAAGAGTTTTCTGCCAATGTGTTCAACGACCTGTTTAGAGAGTCCCCGACAGTTGAGGGACACACAAAACAGGCGGACGAAAAAGAACCGTTCACGCCTCCGGCTGAACCGTTCTCACTGGCCAACAATCAAGCCGGGCATATTGAATCCGCTATTGGCAGCCTATTTTCAATTTTTTCGCCGGAACCGGAACCGTATCCAGAGAATCAGCAACAGCTTCGCAAAAAACGTAAGAAAAAGAAACGGCGGTATGGGAGGCAGATGTAA
- the mobA gene encoding conjugal transfer protein MobA has protein sequence MKQENTNRRRRKGGRPAKSDPVTECVMVRFNAREYARFLTLFEQSGVKAKAVFIKARVFGQPFRVVKTDRAMLEYVAKLTTFFAQFRGVGTNYNQVVKELHSNFSHKKALALLFKLEKLTTELAVTGQQIIALSKEFEKKYLQK, from the coding sequence ATGAAACAGGAAAATACAAATCGCCGAAGGCGAAAAGGGGGACGCCCTGCCAAAAGCGACCCCGTAACAGAGTGCGTTATGGTACGCTTTAACGCCCGTGAATATGCCCGTTTTCTGACATTATTTGAACAATCGGGGGTAAAGGCAAAAGCCGTTTTTATTAAAGCGCGGGTATTCGGCCAGCCGTTCCGTGTGGTTAAAACCGACAGGGCGATGCTCGAATACGTGGCAAAACTGACTACTTTTTTTGCCCAGTTTCGGGGAGTAGGAACCAATTACAACCAGGTTGTAAAGGAACTGCACAGCAATTTTTCGCATAAAAAAGCACTGGCATTGCTCTTTAAACTGGAAAAACTGACCACAGAACTGGCTGTAACCGGGCAACAAATTATCGCCTTGTCGAAAGAGTTTGAGAAGAAATATCTACAGAAATAA
- a CDS encoding ParA family protein: MKKKPIYVAFSTQKGGAGKTTLTVLVASYLHYLRDYNVAVIDCDYPQHSIVEMRERDLKLALDDEYYKKMAYEQFTRINKKAYPVIESNTKEAIADAEYLIPQGDYDFIFFDLPGTMNNEHLIHSLAEMDYLIAPISADRVVLESTLNYLLVVKEHIMQPGKSNIKNLYLLWNMVDGREKSELYEVYETVIGELGFQMFGTFLPDTKRFRHEQSFNHKSLFRSTLFAPDKALLKGSNLDMLADEFLNRIK; encoded by the coding sequence ATGAAAAAGAAACCGATTTATGTAGCTTTCTCTACCCAAAAGGGCGGAGCGGGCAAGACAACACTGACCGTACTTGTTGCCAGTTATCTTCATTATCTCAGGGATTACAATGTGGCCGTGATAGACTGCGATTACCCGCAACACTCTATCGTGGAGATGCGCGAAAGGGATTTAAAGCTGGCGCTTGACGACGAGTATTATAAGAAGATGGCTTACGAGCAATTCACCCGGATAAACAAAAAAGCGTATCCGGTAATTGAGAGTAACACGAAAGAAGCCATAGCAGATGCCGAATACCTGATTCCGCAGGGCGATTATGATTTTATCTTCTTCGACCTGCCGGGAACAATGAACAACGAACACCTGATACATTCACTGGCGGAAATGGATTACCTGATTGCACCCATCAGCGCCGACCGCGTAGTTCTGGAAAGCACCCTCAATTACCTGCTCGTGGTAAAAGAGCACATTATGCAGCCGGGCAAATCCAACATCAAAAACCTGTACCTGCTCTGGAATATGGTAGATGGCCGTGAAAAGTCGGAACTGTATGAAGTTTATGAAACAGTGATTGGAGAATTGGGCTTTCAAATGTTTGGTACCTTTTTGCCCGATACAAAACGGTTCCGGCATGAACAATCCTTCAATCACAAGTCCCTGTTCCGTTCTACACTGTTCGCTCCGGATAAAGCACTCCTGAAAGGGAGTAACCTCGATATGCTTGCAGATGAATTTCTTAACCGGATTAAATAA
- a CDS encoding DUF3408 domain-containing protein, whose amino-acid sequence MDKKDKQEKLDASFIISQAKSRNRPLSPYSHPSGEKRKEDTEEVSKQPEIKHGLDEKSQDEPRKRKTKESDYEALFFKEAEVKTRSGKVVYIRKEFHDRILKIVRVIGENELSLFSYLDNVLEHHFAMFQEDITKLYKKKNTDIF is encoded by the coding sequence ATGGACAAAAAAGATAAACAGGAAAAACTGGATGCCTCCTTTATTATCAGTCAGGCTAAAAGCCGGAACCGACCTTTGAGCCCGTACTCTCACCCTTCAGGAGAAAAACGGAAAGAGGATACAGAAGAAGTATCGAAACAACCGGAAATAAAACATGGTTTGGATGAGAAATCGCAGGATGAGCCACGCAAACGTAAAACCAAAGAATCGGATTATGAAGCGCTCTTTTTCAAAGAAGCAGAAGTTAAAACCCGTAGTGGCAAAGTAGTCTATATCCGCAAAGAGTTTCATGACCGTATCCTTAAAATAGTCAGGGTGATTGGAGAAAACGAACTGTCCTTGTTCAGCTACCTGGACAATGTACTGGAACACCACTTTGCCATGTTCCAGGAGGACATTACTAAACTGTACAAGAAAAAGAATACTGATATATTTTGA
- a CDS encoding DUF4134 domain-containing protein, with amino-acid sequence MTKKKILMQAAFLMAAVSTAFAQGDGTAGITEATNMVTSYFDPGTKLIYAIGAVVGLIGGIKVYNKFSSGDPDTSKTAASWFGACIFLIVAATILRSFFL; translated from the coding sequence ATGACAAAAAAGAAGATTTTGATGCAGGCAGCTTTCTTAATGGCTGCTGTTTCAACCGCATTTGCACAGGGCGATGGCACCGCCGGGATTACAGAAGCTACCAATATGGTTACTTCGTATTTTGATCCCGGAACCAAACTGATTTATGCCATTGGCGCAGTGGTAGGACTTATCGGCGGAATCAAAGTTTACAACAAGTTCAGCTCGGGAGACCCGGACACCAGTAAAACTGCTGCAAGCTGGTTCGGGGCATGTATTTTCCTAATTGTTGCTGCTACCATTCTGCGTTCCTTCTTCCTTTAA
- a CDS encoding DUF4133 domain-containing protein: MEYNINKGIGKSVEFRGLKSQYLFIFAAGLLAVFVVFVILYMAGVDQWVCIGFGVIAASVLVWLTFNLNTRYGESGLMKLMAKKQHPRYLINRKVPRSLFQKVRKENAA, translated from the coding sequence ATGGAGTACAATATCAACAAAGGAATTGGCAAAAGCGTGGAATTTCGCGGTCTGAAATCACAATACCTGTTCATTTTCGCTGCCGGGCTGCTTGCCGTGTTCGTGGTGTTTGTCATCCTCTATATGGCAGGTGTCGATCAGTGGGTTTGTATCGGGTTTGGTGTGATTGCCGCGTCAGTGCTGGTATGGCTGACTTTCAACCTGAATACCCGTTACGGCGAATCAGGACTGATGAAGCTCATGGCAAAAAAACAGCATCCCCGTTACCTGATTAACCGGAAAGTTCCCCGCAGCCTTTTCCAAAAAGTAAGAAAGGAGAATGCAGCATGA